Proteins encoded within one genomic window of Rhizobium favelukesii:
- a CDS encoding adenylate/guanylate cyclase domain-containing protein produces MGTIESSVSSILLDRVAEWLTNSSLAGDDLESVVRGFCERIAAAGLPIARVHLTFSMLHPLYDALSFTWRRASGVTIEGYRHTAGQKPDRFLQSPYYYLLDNNLQHIRRRIPADGAAEFPVFVDLREERITDYLAFVQPFGDGSVQGMMGSWSTDSHTGFSDDMIDALLRMQNHLAVAAKMAVLGKLANNMLTTYLGGDAGKRVLNGQIRRGDGETIRAALVMGDMRQSTVYAEKEGRQAYIDTLNQFFDAIAAPFNRNGGEILSFLGDGFLAVYPCGRHKDPSKIACQAALSAVHQAQARVAELNRERLEAGLSKVSYGIGLHVGNVMFGNVGLKDRLTFSAFGSAVNEVQRLQSLTKKYSSEVVASQAFAGYCGGEWRTLGEEKLRGIRQKVTVLQPHVPASVLHVEENFRDVVPAALSEAEQVILLHRDARKQAKKPTVEEFIQ; encoded by the coding sequence ATGGGCACGATCGAATCCAGCGTCTCCTCTATTTTGTTGGATCGGGTCGCTGAATGGCTGACCAATTCCTCGTTGGCCGGGGATGATCTAGAGAGCGTCGTTCGCGGATTTTGCGAACGCATCGCGGCGGCCGGCCTGCCGATCGCGCGCGTGCATCTCACATTTTCCATGCTGCATCCGCTCTACGATGCGCTGAGCTTCACATGGCGACGCGCAAGCGGCGTGACGATCGAAGGATATCGCCATACCGCAGGGCAGAAACCAGACCGCTTTCTGCAGAGCCCGTATTACTACCTCCTGGACAATAACCTCCAGCACATCCGCCGTCGCATCCCAGCCGATGGGGCAGCCGAGTTTCCGGTCTTCGTCGATCTGCGCGAAGAGCGCATCACCGACTATTTGGCGTTCGTCCAACCGTTCGGCGATGGCTCGGTGCAGGGGATGATGGGATCGTGGTCGACTGACAGCCATACCGGTTTTTCCGACGACATGATCGATGCGCTGCTGCGTATGCAGAACCACCTTGCCGTTGCGGCCAAGATGGCAGTTCTCGGCAAGCTCGCCAACAACATGCTGACCACCTATCTGGGCGGCGATGCCGGCAAGCGGGTGTTGAATGGCCAGATCCGTCGCGGCGACGGCGAGACGATCCGTGCCGCTCTCGTTATGGGCGATATGCGCCAGTCGACCGTGTATGCCGAAAAGGAAGGCCGGCAGGCCTACATCGATACGCTGAACCAGTTCTTCGACGCAATCGCGGCGCCGTTCAATCGCAATGGTGGTGAGATCCTAAGTTTCCTCGGGGACGGCTTCCTGGCGGTCTATCCCTGCGGCCGGCACAAGGATCCCTCCAAGATTGCCTGTCAGGCCGCCCTTTCTGCGGTCCATCAGGCGCAAGCCCGGGTTGCGGAATTGAACCGGGAACGATTGGAGGCGGGCTTGAGCAAGGTTTCCTACGGGATCGGCCTGCACGTCGGCAATGTGATGTTCGGCAATGTCGGCCTCAAGGACCGGCTGACGTTTTCGGCCTTCGGCTCTGCTGTCAACGAGGTCCAGCGCCTGCAATCGCTGACGAAGAAATACTCGAGCGAGGTGGTCGCAAGCCAGGCTTTCGCCGGCTACTGCGGTGGCGAGTGGCGCACCTTGGGAGAAGAAAAGCTGCGCGGCATCCGCCAGAAGGTCACGGTTCTGCAGCCGCACGTGCCGGCGTCTGTCCTGCATGTCGAAGAGAACTTCCGGGACGTCGTACCAGCCGCACTTTCTGAGGCGGAGCAGGTCATCCTGCTTCATCGTGATGCTCGCAAGCAGGCCAAGAAACCAACGGTGGAGGAGTTCATTCAATAG
- a CDS encoding ABC transporter substrate-binding protein, whose amino-acid sequence MVTRRTFLGGVIGSAIAPSLVEAAADRDIEPEFLRDWLRAGRIPPMVDRLPTHPRIVNMKEAGRQPGVYGGTVRTIIGSQKDIRYMTVYGYSRLVGYDKHLMFQPDILMGFESKDDTVFTFYLREGHRWSDGAPFTVDDFRYWWDDVILSKDLTPGGGALELRPHGKLPKFEVLDALTVRYTWDRPNPMFMPALAGPLPLVIFGPGHYLKQFHKKYQDDFRLSALMKENRVKKWADLHIKMSRSSRPENPNLPTLDPWRNTTPLPADQFVFVRNPFFHRVDENGVQLPYIDKFILNVSSSSIIAAKAGAGESDLQATGVDFNDYTFLKDAEKRFPVKVNLWKQVRGSRVALLPNLNCADEVWRNLFREARFRRALSMAIDRHEINMVAFYGLGRASADTVLPDSPLFKPEYAEAFIAHDPDQANKLLDELGLTNRADDGIRLLSDGRRAEITVETAGESNLDTDVLELVRDHWREVGLALYTRTSQRDVFRSRAMSGTIMMSIWFGIENGVATADMPPGQLAPTLDDQLQWPLWGMYHLSAGQEGSAPDLPEVEQLVDLLQQWGETARFKEREVIWHQMLGLYTQQVFSIGLINGTLQPILRSAKLQNVPEKALYGFDPTSYLGLYMPDAFWFKEA is encoded by the coding sequence ATGGTAACGCGGCGCACATTTCTTGGTGGTGTTATCGGTTCGGCAATAGCGCCTTCCCTCGTCGAGGCAGCGGCGGATCGTGACATTGAGCCGGAGTTTCTCAGGGATTGGTTGCGCGCGGGCCGCATTCCTCCGATGGTGGATCGCCTGCCGACGCATCCGCGCATCGTCAACATGAAGGAAGCGGGGCGGCAACCCGGCGTCTATGGCGGCACGGTTCGCACGATCATCGGCAGCCAGAAGGACATCCGCTACATGACCGTCTACGGCTATTCGCGCCTGGTCGGTTATGACAAGCATCTGATGTTCCAGCCGGATATTCTCATGGGCTTCGAATCCAAGGATGACACGGTCTTCACCTTCTATCTGCGCGAGGGTCACCGCTGGTCCGATGGCGCACCCTTTACGGTGGACGATTTCCGCTACTGGTGGGACGATGTGATCCTCAGCAAGGATCTGACGCCTGGGGGAGGCGCGCTTGAGTTGCGACCGCACGGCAAGCTGCCGAAATTTGAAGTGCTCGACGCTTTGACGGTTCGCTACACCTGGGATCGACCCAATCCGATGTTCATGCCGGCGCTCGCCGGCCCACTGCCGCTCGTAATCTTCGGGCCAGGGCACTATCTCAAGCAGTTCCACAAGAAATATCAGGACGACTTCCGCCTGTCGGCGCTGATGAAGGAAAACCGCGTCAAGAAATGGGCGGACTTGCACATCAAGATGTCGCGCTCCTCACGCCCTGAAAACCCGAACTTGCCGACGCTCGATCCATGGCGCAACACCACGCCACTGCCGGCCGACCAGTTCGTGTTCGTGCGAAACCCGTTTTTCCACCGGGTCGACGAGAACGGCGTGCAACTGCCCTATATCGACAAGTTCATCCTTAACGTCAGTTCGTCCTCGATCATCGCTGCCAAGGCCGGTGCCGGTGAATCCGACCTGCAGGCGACGGGCGTCGACTTCAACGACTACACATTCCTTAAGGATGCCGAAAAGCGGTTTCCGGTGAAGGTCAACCTGTGGAAGCAGGTGCGCGGATCGCGCGTGGCGCTGCTGCCAAACCTCAACTGCGCCGACGAGGTCTGGCGTAACCTGTTTCGAGAAGCCCGCTTCCGCCGCGCGCTGTCGATGGCGATCGACCGGCACGAGATCAACATGGTCGCCTTCTACGGCCTTGGCAGGGCAAGTGCTGATACCGTTTTGCCCGATAGCCCCCTTTTCAAGCCGGAATATGCCGAAGCCTTCATTGCCCACGATCCGGATCAGGCAAACAAGCTCCTGGACGAGCTCGGACTGACGAACCGTGCCGACGACGGCATTCGTCTGCTGTCTGACGGGCGCCGCGCCGAAATCACCGTGGAAACGGCTGGGGAAAGCAATCTCGACACTGACGTGCTGGAACTGGTGCGTGACCATTGGCGCGAGGTCGGTCTCGCCCTCTATACCCGCACCTCGCAGCGTGATGTCTTTCGCAGCCGCGCCATGAGCGGCACGATCATGATGTCGATCTGGTTCGGCATCGAGAACGGCGTCGCAACCGCCGACATGCCTCCCGGGCAGCTTGCACCGACGCTTGACGATCAGCTGCAATGGCCGCTTTGGGGAATGTACCACCTGTCTGCTGGGCAGGAAGGCAGCGCTCCCGATCTGCCGGAAGTGGAGCAGCTGGTCGATCTTCTCCAACAGTGGGGCGAGACCGCAAGGTTTAAAGAGCGCGAAGTGATCTGGCATCAGATGCTGGGGCTCTATACCCAACAGGTCTTCTCGATCGGCCTCATCAACGGCACCCTGCAGCCGATCCTCAGATCCGCCAAGCTGCAGAACGTGCCTGAGAAGGCCCTCTATGGTTTCGATCCAACGTCCTATCTCGGCCTCTATATGCCGGATGCCTTCTGGTTCAAGGAGGCTTGA
- a CDS encoding ABC transporter permease yields the protein MSPLPPPGAPLPHYVSTAPFDPMATEGMTSAQSRIHLASQKQLMWWKFKQHRLALASGIFLLAIYLMIVVVEFIAPYGLHTRNVDFIHSPPQRVHFFNNGKFVGPFVYGRSMSLDLDTLHRIYTDKPNDVQPIRFFCRGDPYKLWGLVSSDLHLVCPAIGGQMFLLGTDRLGRDVLSRILYGARISLTIGLIGITISFCLGIVIGGLAGYWGGAFDLIVQRVIEVLQSLPSLPLWMALAAIMPVTWSPIVIYFGITVILGIIDWTGLARAVRSKLLALREEDYVQAAQLMGASTPRVIGRHLVPGFMSHLIASATISIPGMILGETALSFLGLGLRPPITSWGILLTEAKSVSVIAFYPWLLFPIIPVVLVILAFNFLGDGLRDAADPYK from the coding sequence ATGTCGCCCTTGCCACCGCCCGGCGCACCGCTGCCGCACTATGTTTCCACCGCACCCTTCGATCCCATGGCGACCGAAGGGATGACGTCTGCGCAATCGCGCATCCATCTCGCCTCGCAGAAGCAATTGATGTGGTGGAAATTCAAGCAGCACCGGCTGGCGCTTGCCTCCGGTATCTTCCTGCTTGCCATTTACCTCATGATTGTCGTCGTCGAATTCATTGCGCCCTACGGGCTGCACACCAGGAATGTCGATTTCATCCACTCGCCGCCACAGCGCGTCCATTTCTTCAACAATGGCAAGTTTGTCGGCCCCTTCGTCTACGGGCGAAGCATGTCGCTTGATCTCGACACGCTGCACCGGATCTACACCGACAAGCCAAACGATGTGCAGCCGATCCGTTTCTTCTGCCGCGGCGATCCCTACAAGCTCTGGGGGCTGGTGAGTTCTGACCTGCATCTGGTCTGCCCGGCAATCGGCGGACAGATGTTTCTACTCGGTACTGACCGCCTCGGTCGCGATGTGCTTTCCCGCATTCTCTACGGCGCGCGCATTTCGCTGACGATCGGCCTGATCGGCATCACCATCAGCTTCTGCCTCGGCATCGTGATCGGCGGCCTTGCCGGCTATTGGGGCGGCGCCTTCGATTTGATCGTTCAGCGCGTGATCGAAGTGCTGCAGTCGTTGCCGAGCCTGCCGCTTTGGATGGCGCTGGCGGCGATCATGCCGGTCACCTGGAGCCCGATCGTCATCTATTTCGGGATCACGGTCATCCTGGGGATCATCGATTGGACCGGGCTGGCGCGAGCGGTGCGCTCGAAACTCTTGGCTCTGCGGGAAGAAGATTATGTGCAGGCCGCCCAGCTGATGGGCGCCAGCACACCGCGCGTCATTGGCCGACACCTTGTTCCCGGCTTCATGTCCCATCTGATCGCCTCTGCCACGATTTCGATCCCTGGGATGATTCTTGGCGAGACGGCACTCAGCTTTCTTGGCCTCGGTCTGCGTCCGCCGATCACCAGTTGGGGCATTCTGCTGACAGAAGCAAAGAGCGTAAGCGTCATCGCATTCTATCCATGGTTGCTTTTTCCGATTATACCGGTCGTTCTGGTGATTTTGGCGTTCAACTTTCTGGGAGACGGCTTGCGCGATGCGGCAGATCCCTACAAATAG
- a CDS encoding glycosyltransferase family protein, which yields MARRLEDARILMYSHDTFGLGHLRRCRAIAHALVEDYRGLNILIISGATIAGAFDYRARVDFVKIPSVIKLRNGEYTSMAGHIDLHETLKMREASIRHTAETFQPDIFIVDKEPMGLKGEVEETLAYLKARGTVLVLGLREIMDAPHLLDAEWKRNGIMQKIDHYYDSVWVYGPPDFYDPLVGLDVPASVRRKMDFVGFLQRSVSTSKTSINARSDNYILVTTGGGGDGSDLVHDVMNAYENDPTLQQKALVVLGPYMPAAERSKLVAKGSRIPYIEVIEFDNHMEELMVGATGVVAMGGYNTYCEILSFDKPALIVPRVKPRQEQLLRARRASALGLVDVLLPDQSADPTVMSEALKRLPERVPPSKSGCTLQLQGLDHISQTVGHWLDGRGRHLSVVGAE from the coding sequence ATGGCACGGCGCCTGGAAGATGCCCGTATCCTCATGTATAGCCACGACACGTTCGGACTCGGCCATTTGCGCCGCTGCCGCGCGATCGCGCATGCTTTGGTCGAGGATTATCGCGGCCTCAACATTCTCATTATCTCTGGTGCCACGATCGCCGGCGCGTTCGACTATCGAGCGCGCGTCGACTTCGTGAAGATCCCGAGCGTTATCAAGCTTCGCAACGGCGAATATACCTCGATGGCGGGCCATATCGACCTGCATGAAACGCTGAAGATGCGTGAGGCCAGTATTCGCCACACGGCCGAAACGTTCCAACCCGACATTTTCATCGTCGACAAGGAGCCGATGGGGCTGAAGGGTGAGGTCGAGGAGACGTTGGCCTATCTCAAGGCGCGCGGCACCGTTCTGGTGCTTGGGCTGCGCGAAATCATGGATGCGCCACACCTGCTCGATGCCGAATGGAAGCGAAACGGCATCATGCAAAAGATCGACCACTATTACGATTCCGTCTGGGTTTACGGGCCGCCGGATTTCTACGATCCGCTCGTCGGTCTGGACGTTCCGGCAAGTGTGCGCAGAAAGATGGATTTCGTGGGATTCTTGCAACGCAGTGTCTCCACGAGCAAGACCTCGATCAATGCACGCTCGGACAACTACATTCTGGTCACGACCGGCGGTGGCGGCGACGGGTCAGATCTGGTCCACGATGTCATGAATGCCTATGAGAATGATCCGACCTTGCAACAAAAAGCCCTCGTTGTGCTGGGCCCTTACATGCCAGCGGCCGAGCGCTCCAAGCTGGTGGCCAAAGGGTCACGCATCCCCTACATCGAGGTGATCGAGTTCGATAACCACATGGAAGAATTGATGGTGGGCGCCACGGGCGTCGTGGCCATGGGCGGTTACAATACCTATTGCGAAATCCTCTCGTTCGACAAGCCTGCCCTTATTGTTCCTCGCGTGAAGCCGCGGCAGGAGCAGTTGTTGCGCGCCAGGCGGGCAAGTGCGCTCGGGCTCGTTGATGTATTGCTGCCGGATCAGTCCGCAGATCCGACGGTCATGTCTGAAGCGTTGAAACGACTGCCCGAACGCGTACCGCCGTCAAAGAGTGGCTGTACCTTGCAGCTGCAAGGCTTGGATCATATCTCGCAGACGGTCGGACATTGGCTGGATGGCCGCGGTCGCCACCTGTCCGTCGTCGGGGCCGAGTGA
- a CDS encoding ABC transporter ATP-binding protein — translation MASASDLLRIENLDVSFSVFGDRLRVVKNANIRILPGKVTALVGESGSGKSVISQSIMGILPNPARAEGRILFTDPLDGKTTDILQYSRDSAEMRDLRGRRMTTIFQEPMTSLSPLHTVGNQIGEALLIHTEADKKEAREKTEEMLGLVGFANPKRTFEMYPFELSGGMRQRAMIAMALICNPALLIADEPTTALDVTIQAQILELLRDLQHKLGMAMLLITHDLGVVANMADEVVVIYHGEIMEAGPVESIFRNPQHPYLKGLMAAVPHFDMKPGERLKALRDVPVNLESLIGKKKVKAEGPEILLSVNNLSKVFKTRNRGFFGTREAALVRAVDDVSFDIRRGECLGLVGESGCGKTTVSKILMRAVTPDGGSVIFNDGKDVIDVLSVSGDDLQALRTKIQMVFQDPVSSLSPRMTVRNILSEPLEIHDRGNGAERKQRVEGLMGAIGLDRRYLNRYPHSFSGGQRQRIGIARALALGPKLVILDEPVSALDVSVQAQILNLLKDLQKDLGLTYLFISHNLAVVDYMADRIAVMCKGRIVEIAPREIILRDPVHPYTKSLLAAVPFPDLNRPLDFEALRKNGAADKQNWGITFTAEHDDASELDYADLGNGHLVRARKGADAKELRSW, via the coding sequence ATGGCGTCCGCCTCGGATCTTTTGCGCATCGAGAACCTCGACGTTTCCTTCTCGGTTTTCGGCGATCGCCTGCGCGTCGTAAAGAACGCGAATATTCGTATTTTGCCGGGCAAGGTCACCGCGCTCGTCGGAGAATCCGGCTCGGGCAAATCGGTCATCAGCCAGAGCATAATGGGGATTCTCCCGAACCCGGCGAGAGCGGAAGGGCGCATTCTCTTCACCGATCCGTTGGACGGCAAAACGACCGATATTCTGCAATATTCGCGCGACAGCGCTGAGATGCGTGACCTGCGCGGCCGGCGTATGACGACGATCTTTCAGGAGCCGATGACCTCGCTGTCGCCGCTCCACACCGTCGGCAATCAGATCGGAGAAGCGCTCCTCATCCACACGGAGGCCGACAAGAAGGAAGCACGCGAGAAGACCGAGGAGATGCTGGGTCTCGTGGGCTTTGCCAACCCGAAGCGCACCTTCGAGATGTACCCCTTCGAACTCTCGGGCGGCATGCGCCAGCGCGCGATGATCGCCATGGCGCTGATCTGCAATCCGGCGCTGCTGATCGCCGACGAGCCGACAACCGCCCTCGACGTGACAATTCAGGCGCAGATCCTGGAGCTGTTGCGTGACCTCCAGCACAAGCTCGGAATGGCGATGCTGCTGATCACCCACGATCTCGGCGTCGTCGCCAACATGGCAGACGAGGTGGTGGTGATCTATCACGGTGAGATCATGGAGGCGGGACCGGTCGAGTCGATCTTCCGCAACCCTCAGCATCCGTACCTCAAGGGCCTGATGGCGGCCGTGCCGCATTTCGACATGAAGCCGGGCGAGCGCCTTAAGGCGTTGCGCGATGTTCCGGTTAACCTGGAGTCCTTAATCGGCAAGAAGAAGGTGAAGGCCGAAGGGCCGGAGATCCTCCTTTCCGTCAACAACCTCTCCAAGGTGTTCAAGACCCGCAACCGCGGCTTCTTTGGAACGCGCGAAGCTGCCCTTGTCCGCGCTGTTGACGATGTCAGCTTTGACATCCGCCGAGGGGAGTGCCTGGGGCTCGTCGGTGAATCGGGATGCGGCAAGACGACGGTCAGCAAGATATTGATGCGGGCCGTGACGCCGGACGGCGGCTCGGTCATTTTCAACGATGGCAAGGACGTGATCGACGTCCTGTCCGTCTCCGGTGACGATCTGCAGGCGCTGCGCACCAAGATACAGATGGTCTTCCAGGACCCGGTCTCCTCGCTGTCGCCACGCATGACCGTGCGCAATATCCTCAGCGAGCCGCTGGAGATTCACGATCGTGGGAACGGTGCGGAGCGTAAGCAGAGGGTGGAGGGGTTGATGGGCGCGATCGGCCTCGACCGGCGCTACCTCAATCGCTACCCGCACAGTTTCTCCGGCGGACAGCGCCAGCGTATCGGCATTGCCCGTGCGCTTGCGCTTGGGCCGAAACTTGTCATTCTCGACGAGCCGGTATCGGCGCTCGACGTTTCCGTTCAGGCACAGATCCTCAACCTGCTCAAGGACCTGCAGAAGGACCTCGGGCTGACCTACCTGTTCATTTCGCACAATCTGGCGGTCGTCGACTACATGGCCGACCGCATCGCAGTGATGTGCAAGGGGCGCATCGTCGAGATCGCCCCGCGCGAGATTATCTTGCGTGATCCGGTGCATCCCTACACGAAGTCGCTGTTGGCGGCAGTCCCCTTCCCCGACCTCAATCGGCCGCTCGATTTCGAGGCGCTGAGAAAAAACGGCGCCGCAGACAAGCAGAACTGGGGCATTACCTTTACGGCGGAACATGATGATGCTTCCGAGCTCGATTATGCCGATCTCGGCAACGGCCATCTTGTGCGGGCCCGCAAGGGTGCCGACGCAAAGGAGCTTCGCTCATGGTAA
- a CDS encoding glycosyltransferase encodes MSQRRKILVVLKGYPRLSETFIAQELRGLEKAGFNLTLISMRRPTDKKRHPVHDEIRARVVYLPEYLHEEPIRVLKGLMASFRKPGIKALWKRFFKDLARDLSRNRFRRLGQAMVLAREWPDNGEWLHAHFIHTPASVTEYTSILTGVPWTCSAHAKDIWTSPDWELHEKLGSARWTVTCTRSGYEHMRTLTPRKEAVHLSYHGLDLARFGHFGGKRSQRDGSDPADPAFILSVGRAVEKKGYDTLLKALSLLPGDLNWRFEHIGGGDNLSKLKVLAADLNLADRITWKGALAQEDVLDHYRRADVFALACRIASNGDRDGLPNVLVEASSQRVPCISTSVSGVPELLVDGENGMVVPPDDPAAFAVALEEMIRHPALRSRLGNAAEKRVREHFDHEASIDQLGRLFADEWQKAS; translated from the coding sequence TTGTCGCAGCGTCGTAAGATCCTTGTCGTTCTGAAGGGCTATCCGCGCCTTTCGGAAACGTTTATCGCCCAGGAACTGCGCGGTCTGGAGAAGGCCGGCTTCAACCTGACCTTGATCTCGATGCGCCGCCCCACCGACAAGAAGCGGCATCCGGTGCATGACGAGATCAGGGCACGCGTCGTCTATCTGCCGGAGTATCTCCATGAGGAGCCGATCCGCGTGCTGAAGGGACTGATGGCGAGCTTTCGTAAGCCCGGCATCAAGGCGCTGTGGAAACGCTTCTTCAAGGACCTGGCGCGCGACCTCTCCCGCAACCGCTTCAGACGGCTTGGACAGGCGATGGTACTCGCACGCGAGTGGCCGGACAATGGCGAATGGCTGCACGCACATTTCATCCATACCCCCGCCTCCGTGACCGAATATACGAGCATTCTTACCGGCGTGCCGTGGACGTGCTCTGCCCATGCCAAGGACATCTGGACATCGCCCGATTGGGAACTGCATGAGAAGCTTGGCAGTGCCCGCTGGACCGTGACCTGCACGCGAAGCGGATACGAGCACATGCGGACGCTGACACCGCGCAAGGAAGCTGTGCATTTGAGCTATCACGGGCTCGATCTGGCACGTTTCGGGCATTTCGGCGGCAAACGATCGCAGCGCGATGGCAGCGACCCGGCGGATCCGGCCTTCATTCTCAGCGTCGGCCGCGCGGTGGAGAAGAAGGGATACGACACGCTGTTGAAGGCACTGTCCCTGCTGCCCGGCGACTTGAACTGGCGTTTCGAACATATCGGTGGTGGCGACAATCTGTCGAAGCTGAAGGTCCTGGCTGCGGACCTTAATCTGGCGGATCGGATCACCTGGAAGGGTGCACTTGCCCAGGAAGATGTGCTCGATCATTATCGCCGGGCCGATGTTTTTGCGCTTGCCTGCCGGATTGCTTCCAATGGTGATCGCGACGGTTTGCCGAACGTGCTGGTGGAGGCGTCCAGCCAGCGTGTGCCTTGCATTTCGACGTCGGTATCCGGCGTCCCAGAGCTTCTCGTCGATGGCGAAAACGGGATGGTGGTGCCACCGGACGACCCAGCAGCGTTCGCGGTGGCACTTGAGGAAATGATCCGCCATCCCGCCTTGCGGTCGCGGTTGGGAAACGCCGCGGAAAAGCGCGTGCGCGAGCATTTCGATCATGAGGCGAGTATCGATCAGCTTGGCCGGCTGTTTGCAGACGAATGGCAGAAAGCCTCATGA
- a CDS encoding ABC transporter permease: protein MLKYILWRIAAMVPTLFIISALVFTIIELPPGDFFESQIAELRAQGESANLEEIEELRKQYGFDRSEIVRYVYWVGGMLHGDFGYSFEYQLPVSDVVGDRLWLTMLVSFSTILLTWLIAFPIGIYSATHQYSWGDYGLTFLGLLGIAVPNFMLALILMYFANIWFGVSIGHLMDQRFLNEPMSWEKARSILSHLWIPVIIVGTAGTAGMIRRLRANLLDEMQKQYVVTARAKGLHPLRALVKYPLRMALNFFVADIGSILPSIISGAEIVAIVLSLETTGPMLIKALQSQDMYLAGSFLMFLAFLNVIGVLVSDIALGFLDPRIRLQGRSTK, encoded by the coding sequence ATGCTGAAATACATTCTTTGGCGCATCGCAGCGATGGTGCCGACGCTGTTCATCATCTCGGCACTGGTCTTCACGATCATCGAACTGCCGCCAGGTGACTTCTTCGAAAGCCAGATCGCCGAACTGCGCGCCCAGGGCGAAAGCGCCAACCTTGAGGAGATCGAAGAGCTTCGCAAGCAGTATGGTTTCGACAGATCCGAGATCGTCCGCTACGTCTATTGGGTTGGCGGCATGCTTCATGGGGACTTCGGCTATTCGTTCGAGTACCAGCTGCCGGTTTCCGATGTCGTCGGTGATCGCCTTTGGTTGACGATGCTCGTCTCCTTTTCCACCATCCTTTTGACCTGGCTCATCGCATTTCCGATCGGGATCTATTCAGCGACCCATCAGTACAGTTGGGGAGACTACGGGCTGACCTTTCTCGGTCTCCTGGGCATCGCCGTCCCGAACTTCATGCTGGCGTTGATCCTGATGTACTTCGCCAATATCTGGTTCGGGGTTTCGATCGGGCATTTGATGGATCAGAGGTTCCTCAACGAGCCGATGAGCTGGGAAAAGGCGCGTTCGATCCTCTCGCATCTCTGGATACCGGTGATCATCGTGGGAACGGCAGGCACGGCCGGTATGATCCGGCGGCTTCGCGCCAACCTGCTCGACGAGATGCAAAAACAGTATGTCGTGACCGCCCGCGCCAAAGGGCTTCACCCGCTTCGCGCGCTGGTGAAATACCCGCTGCGCATGGCTCTTAACTTCTTCGTTGCCGATATCGGATCGATCCTGCCTTCAATCATCTCAGGTGCGGAAATCGTTGCGATCGTGCTTTCGCTGGAGACGACCGGGCCAATGCTCATCAAGGCTCTTCAGAGCCAGGACATGTATCTGGCAGGTTCCTTCCTGATGTTTCTCGCCTTTCTCAACGTGATCGGTGTTCTCGTCTCCGACATCGCGCTTGGTTTCCTCGATCCGCGTATCCGCCTGCAAGGCAGGAGCACCAAATAG